The following are encoded together in the Juglans microcarpa x Juglans regia isolate MS1-56 chromosome 2D, Jm3101_v1.0, whole genome shotgun sequence genome:
- the LOC121250123 gene encoding pentatricopeptide repeat-containing protein At4g26680, mitochondrial — MNSNSPFRRFSTLLNSLAKTHTSEDITVKLGRRTWKPIPIPHRTLPEPRAQDLDYINVAHSHLIHSDWAKLRSFSTGLTPLRVKHILLKIQKDHVLSLEFFNWVRIEKPTCHTLEIHSIILHILTKNRKFKSAESILRGILVSCSLDVPSHLFEEMLHSYRLCDSSPRVFDSLFKTFAHMKKFRYATDTFRRMKEYGFFPTIESCNAYMSSLLDLHRMDIALAFYRELRHHRISPNVYTHNMVMCAYCKLGKLEKAVEVFREMEIMGCRPNIASYNTLIAGHCSNSLLSSAIKLKNSMEKNGVHPNVVTYNTLINGFCKEGKLHEANKVFVEIKTMNFAPNTVTYNTLINGYSQLGNSEMGSRLYEEMLKNQVKTDILTYNALILGLCKEGKAKKAAFLVKELEKENLVPNASTFSALISGQCMRKNSERAFQIYKSMIRSGCHPNEHTFNMLVSTFCKNEDFDGAVQILREMLERCMAPDSGTLSEVCCGLCLCGRSQLAKTLCSEMEARHLMPAGFDRSKIINFGT; from the coding sequence atgaatAGTAATTCTCCATTCCGTCGATTTTCGACTTTGCTTAATTCCTTAGCCAAAACTCACACCTCTGAAGATATTACTGTTAAATTGGGAAGAAGAACCTGGAAACCAATACCAATACCCCACCGAACACTCCCTGAACCTAGAGCTCAGGATCTTGATTACATAAATGTCGCACACAGCCACTTAATTCACTCTGATTGGGCTAAACTCCGTTCGTTTTCAACCGGCCTAACACCCCTTAGAGTGAAACATATATTGTTGAAGATTCAGAAGGACCATGTTCTTTCCCTCGAGTTCTTCAATTGGGTTCGGATTGAGAAACCCACTTGCCACACCCTCGAAATCCATTCCATAATCCTCCACATTCTCACTAAAAACCGAAAATTCAAATCTGCGGAGTCTATTTTGAGGGGCATTCTTGTATCTTGTTCGTTAGATGTGCCCTCGCATCTGTTTGAAGAAATGCTGCACTCCTACCGGTTGTGTGATTCTTCGCCTCGTGTTTTTGACTCACTTTTCAAGACTTTTgcacatatgaaaaaatttcggTACGCTACCGATACCTTTCGTCGAATGAAGGAGTATGGGTTTTTCCCTACTATTGAGTCGTGCAATGCATACATGAGCTCTCTGCTTGATTTACATAGGATGGATATTGCTTTGGCATTCTATAGAGAACTGCGGCATCATCGGATTTCACCGAATGTTTATACTCATAATATGGTCATGTGTGCTTACTGTAAATTGGGAAAATTAGAGAAGGCTGTTGAGGTGTTTAGGGAGATGGAGATCATGGGTTGTAGACCGAATATTGCTTCTTACAACACTCTGATTGCAGGCCATTGCAGTAACAGTCTTTTGAGCTCTGCGATAAAGCTTAAAAACTCAATGGAGAAGAATGGGGTGCACCCAAATGTGGTTACCTATAACACGCTTATCAATGGGTTCTGCAAGGAAGGGAAATTGCACGAAGCCAATAAGGTCTTTGTTGAGATTAAAACCATGAATTTTGCTCCTAATACTGTGACATACAATACCCTGATAAATGGGTACAGCCAATTGGGCAATAGTGAAATGGGTAGCAGGCTTTACGAGGAGATGTTGAAGAATCAAGTTAAAACTGATATCTTGACTTACAATGCATTGATTTTGGGACTATGCAAGGAGGGTAAGGCAAAGAAAGCGGCCTTTCTGGTTAAGGAACTTGAGAAGGAGAACTTAGTGCCAAATGCATCAACCTTTTCTGCCCTTATTAGCGGTCAATGCATGAGGAAGAACTCTGAGCGTGCCTTTCAGATATATAAAAGCATGATTAGGAGTGGTTGCCATCCAAATGAACATACTTTCAACATGTTGGTATCGACCTTCTGCAAGAACGAGGATTTTGATGGAGCAGTCCAAATCTTGAGGGAAATGCTTGAGAGATGCATGGCTCCTGATTCAGGCACCTTATCTGAGGTTTGCTGTGGACTTTGTCTGTGTGGAAGAAGTCAATTGGCAAAGACGTTATGCAGTGAGATGGAAGCCAGACATCTTATGCCTGCAGGCTTCGATAGATCCAAAATTATCAACTTTGGTACATAG